The following proteins come from a genomic window of Nostoc sp. ATCC 53789:
- a CDS encoding DUF4159 domain-containing protein has product MSHPFPPPPIKSLERLQAADGLLINAERWRTAHDYHRNRQNAQYQSLNQPGIVCGLGVRDVTAPSQVEARYRDGRWVQIQPGIAIDLAGNLIVVPTSYDFPIDIEVVSSEPLMIYLVVSYVDPDELRRGQQRDVVQETYRIDQRNSIPASSEIEICRILLQPGHTDITQPADAFFPGYNNIDLRYRRQAQMRPQALVCMAQATHSDPECARNFFSLSYLLQAVEPLYPSLRGADEPGQVSLSENIQDYDLLYLTGGQAISLNSLEFESLKNYLNLGGVLFVDAPTNANALIESTQALAQQLESPLRPLEELQRSHPLRTKPFLFAALPMVNQQQIKLLIGGGIILAIGDLATAWGLDRDLSLPRLTIRTAQELGINILHYAWKRRQLIGLQQEDNSGQW; this is encoded by the coding sequence ATGTCCCATCCTTTCCCACCCCCACCAATCAAATCTTTGGAACGCCTGCAAGCCGCAGATGGGTTACTAATAAATGCAGAACGCTGGCGCACAGCCCATGATTATCACCGAAATCGGCAAAATGCTCAATATCAAAGTTTAAACCAACCAGGAATTGTCTGTGGTTTAGGCGTTCGAGATGTGACAGCCCCAAGTCAAGTAGAAGCTAGATATCGAGATGGACGTTGGGTGCAAATTCAACCTGGTATTGCAATTGATTTAGCAGGTAATCTAATTGTTGTACCGACTTCTTATGACTTTCCTATTGATATAGAAGTAGTCAGTTCTGAACCACTCATGATCTACTTAGTAGTTAGCTATGTAGACCCTGATGAATTGCGGCGTGGACAGCAAAGAGATGTTGTTCAAGAAACTTATCGAATTGACCAAAGAAATTCTATACCAGCCAGTTCAGAAATAGAAATATGTCGGATACTTCTGCAACCAGGACATACTGATATTACCCAACCTGCGGATGCTTTCTTTCCTGGATATAACAATATTGATTTACGTTACCGCCGTCAGGCACAAATGCGTCCTCAAGCACTTGTGTGTATGGCGCAAGCAACTCATAGCGATCCGGAATGTGCGCGTAATTTTTTCAGCCTTTCGTATTTGTTACAAGCAGTAGAACCCCTGTATCCCAGTTTAAGAGGGGCTGATGAACCAGGTCAGGTTTCTCTAAGTGAAAATATTCAAGATTATGACCTACTTTATTTGACAGGTGGACAGGCTATTTCTTTAAATAGTCTTGAATTTGAATCCCTCAAAAATTACTTAAATTTAGGTGGTGTGCTTTTCGTTGATGCACCAACAAATGCTAACGCTCTAATTGAGAGTACTCAGGCATTAGCACAACAGTTAGAAAGTCCTTTAAGACCTTTAGAAGAATTGCAACGAAGTCATCCTTTAAGGACAAAACCTTTCTTATTTGCTGCCTTGCCAATGGTTAATCAACAGCAGATTAAATTGTTAATCGGTGGCGGAATTATTTTAGCGATTGGAGATTTAGCAACTGCTTGGGGACTGGATAGAGATTTGAGTTTACCCAGATTGACTATTCGTACAGCCCAGGAATTAGGAATTAATATTCTTCATTATGCTTGGAAGCGGCGACAGTTGATAGGCTTGCAACAGGAAGATAATTCAGGGCAGTGGTAG
- a CDS encoding Tab2/Atab2 family RNA-binding protein encodes MKIWQVDFYRRPSQDASGQVLWELLICNATRSFEYEATCLQSAANSNWVAAQLELAAGEKLPDVIQVFRPQSLSLIEAAGRNLSINVEPTRHTLALKQWLQEKQYPSALDKPSPAPLPENLWGEQWRFATLPASDVETIFSDRPIPILHIPEHLKPINLGLASTVPVPGVIIYGGRQSMRLARWLQQARPVALNYISGAPDGLVLEAGLVDRWIVATFEDPEVTTAAQTYQQRKKHCRGLHFLLVQPDDSGMTYSGFWLLQAED; translated from the coding sequence ATGAAAATTTGGCAAGTTGATTTTTATCGTCGTCCCTCACAAGATGCGTCTGGACAAGTTCTATGGGAGTTGTTGATTTGTAATGCAACTCGCAGCTTTGAGTATGAAGCTACCTGTCTTCAGTCAGCAGCAAATTCTAATTGGGTAGCTGCTCAACTTGAGCTAGCCGCAGGTGAAAAATTGCCAGATGTGATTCAGGTGTTTCGTCCTCAGTCTCTAAGCTTAATTGAGGCGGCGGGACGCAATTTAAGTATAAATGTCGAACCTACACGCCACACTTTGGCGTTGAAGCAGTGGTTACAAGAAAAGCAATATCCCTCAGCGCTAGATAAACCATCTCCAGCACCATTACCAGAGAACCTCTGGGGAGAACAATGGCGGTTTGCGACTTTACCTGCTAGTGATGTAGAAACGATATTTAGCGATCGCCCCATTCCCATTTTGCACATCCCAGAACATCTTAAACCCATCAATTTGGGTTTAGCGTCAACAGTGCCCGTCCCTGGTGTAATAATTTATGGTGGACGGCAATCGATGCGCCTAGCCCGGTGGTTACAGCAAGCCCGTCCTGTAGCGTTAAACTACATTTCTGGCGCACCAGATGGCTTAGTATTAGAAGCTGGCTTAGTAGATAGGTGGATTGTTGCCACTTTTGAAGATCCAGAAGTTACAACAGCAGCCCAAACATATCAACAGCGAAAAAAGCATTGCCGAGGATTGCATTTTTTGTTAGTACAACCAGATGATTCCGGTATGACTTATAGCGGCTTTTGGTTATTGCAGGCAGAAGATTGA
- a CDS encoding YciI family protein, with translation MPKYVLWGTYCEDVLEKRAPHREAHLDGLAKQKESGVLITIGPTKDVTKVFGIYEAEDEATVRQLIENDPYWKNGIWTEYSVKEWIQAL, from the coding sequence ATGCCTAAATATGTACTCTGGGGAACCTATTGCGAAGATGTTCTCGAAAAACGCGCCCCCCACCGTGAAGCTCATTTAGACGGATTAGCAAAACAGAAAGAATCCGGTGTGCTGATTACTATTGGCCCAACCAAAGATGTTACAAAAGTTTTTGGAATTTACGAAGCCGAAGACGAAGCCACTGTGCGCCAGTTGATTGAAAACGATCCCTACTGGAAAAATGGCATCTGGACTGAATATTCTGTCAAAGAATGGATTCAGGCTTTATAA
- the tcmP gene encoding three-Cys-motif partner protein TcmP: MSKTQATWNADGSKLPSIDIHTKAKHLIIDKYIENLVITLYKKAAYGVTTFTFIDGFCGGGMYKDNNNEWEGSPIRIIKAVREAHKKSRRIYPEPLNVRFIFIDNKKSHLSCLKTYSMPKSGLADLVDEQPHKFTYDYGDRIEQCEFINGEFENLANACIFTVENRKGHSFFLLDPFGWTDVSMKTIRNINNLKGSEILYTYMIAFITRFISERYTTQMRGFQNILEADGYYDAANLEDTSKGEQCYLRDQTVKLFMEKGKSRYVFTFALIPRGENIVLYYLLHLSQNLTALEVIKECFELENNLNYQYHYEIYGYGFRSANYYNQNQLSLELNITKNTYEICLDKLDQDVGKLITENPDGISYKEIKQKTMHLNPANRRLYNEYLNRNLKEKEIEVWRDGKILTRSQTDYKKSDIIKVPSKYQFSLFSKPKFFLSDF; this comes from the coding sequence ATGAGTAAAACACAAGCAACCTGGAATGCAGATGGAAGTAAACTTCCTTCAATAGATATTCATACTAAAGCCAAGCATTTAATTATTGATAAATACATTGAAAATCTGGTTATTACACTTTATAAAAAAGCTGCTTATGGAGTAACTACGTTTACTTTTATAGATGGTTTTTGTGGTGGTGGAATGTATAAGGATAATAATAACGAATGGGAAGGATCTCCTATTAGGATCATAAAAGCTGTGAGAGAAGCACATAAAAAGTCACGCCGAATTTATCCAGAACCATTAAATGTCAGATTTATTTTTATAGACAATAAGAAATCTCATTTGAGTTGCTTAAAAACATACTCAATGCCAAAATCAGGTTTAGCAGATTTAGTGGACGAACAACCGCATAAATTTACCTATGATTATGGAGATAGGATAGAACAATGTGAATTTATTAATGGTGAATTTGAAAACTTAGCTAATGCCTGTATATTTACAGTAGAAAATCGTAAAGGTCATTCTTTCTTCTTACTTGATCCATTTGGATGGACAGATGTATCAATGAAAACAATTAGGAATATAAATAACCTTAAAGGATCTGAAATACTTTACACTTATATGATTGCCTTTATTACAAGATTTATTAGCGAAAGATACACAACTCAGATGCGAGGTTTTCAAAATATACTTGAAGCAGATGGATACTATGATGCAGCTAATTTAGAAGATACAAGTAAAGGAGAACAGTGTTATTTGAGAGATCAAACCGTGAAGCTTTTCATGGAAAAAGGTAAATCAAGGTATGTATTTACGTTTGCACTGATTCCTAGAGGTGAGAATATCGTATTGTACTATCTGCTACATTTATCACAAAATTTAACAGCGCTAGAAGTCATAAAAGAATGTTTTGAATTAGAAAATAATTTAAATTATCAATATCATTATGAAATTTATGGCTATGGATTTAGAAGTGCTAATTATTATAATCAAAATCAGCTTTCACTTGAACTTAATATTACTAAAAACACCTATGAGATTTGCCTAGACAAACTAGATCAAGATGTAGGAAAACTAATAACAGAGAATCCTGATGGTATTTCTTATAAAGAAATCAAACAGAAAACTATGCATCTTAATCCAGCTAACAGAAGACTATATAATGAATATTTAAATAGGAATTTAAAAGAAAAAGAAATAGAAGTTTGGAGAGATGGCAAAATCTTGACAAGAAGTCAGACAGATTATAAAAAGTCAGATATAATAAAGGTACCGAGTAAATATCAATTTTCATTATTTTCTAAACCCAAGTTTTTTCTATCTGATTTCTAA
- a CDS encoding type II toxin-antitoxin system PemK/MazF family toxin yields MPGSNLTYQRGEIRWVNLDPTVGAEAKKIRACLIVQNDIMNQYGLLTIVIPFRPGSKQAPYVVNVKATPNNGLDQDRFIDIGQIRAVDHSRILGLVGVLESEYWELIHTALNVVLGFVV; encoded by the coding sequence ATGCCAGGGAGTAATTTAACTTATCAGCGAGGAGAAATACGTTGGGTTAATCTCGATCCAACAGTGGGGGCTGAAGCGAAAAAAATCCGTGCTTGCTTGATTGTGCAAAATGACATCATGAATCAGTATGGGTTGCTGACAATTGTGATTCCATTTCGACCCGGAAGTAAACAAGCCCCCTACGTTGTAAATGTGAAAGCAACACCAAATAATGGATTAGACCAAGACCGTTTTATAGATATTGGCCAAATTCGTGCTGTTGATCATAGTCGTATTTTAGGTTTGGTGGGCGTGCTGGAGTCAGAATACTGGGAACTTATTCATACAGCTTTAAATGTAGTTCTGGGATTTGTAGTTTAG
- a CDS encoding radical SAM protein gives MSIVKGTEKIINPLQESALNKKGLCDYVVNVASGCLHGCTFCYVPSTPAIRTKQAQLREQGVSDPQMDWGKYLFVREEIPEQLEKTLSRKKSWRVTPEGKGVVLLCSGTDPYQNKQTANVTRGAVQALLHYKKRIRILTRSPLWVNDINIFKDPNVIVGMSLPYLDDELSRQIEPQAPLPSERYKALIKGHKAGCRLYVAIAPTPPNMNLDDFKRHLYKIMQFDPEVIFWEPINARGTNGKRMIAAGLEFASSIMTKSSWGECFKRQWDDIEAAAREVGCEDRLHIWPDPELRGYVDEAKIAYWLYKPTVEKWNSMTVSESKVKPLQPVRNKSQTAITNS, from the coding sequence ATGTCCATCGTCAAAGGCACTGAAAAAATTATTAATCCCCTTCAAGAAAGTGCCCTTAATAAAAAAGGGCTATGTGACTATGTAGTTAACGTAGCATCAGGGTGCCTGCATGGTTGTACCTTCTGTTATGTACCTTCGACTCCTGCAATTCGTACAAAGCAAGCCCAGTTAAGAGAACAAGGAGTTAGCGATCCTCAGATGGATTGGGGAAAATATCTCTTCGTTCGTGAAGAAATACCTGAGCAATTAGAAAAGACCCTAAGCCGCAAGAAGTCATGGCGCGTAACACCAGAAGGTAAAGGTGTTGTTCTTCTTTGTTCTGGAACAGATCCTTACCAGAACAAGCAAACTGCTAATGTTACCCGTGGTGCCGTTCAGGCTTTATTGCACTATAAAAAACGAATAAGAATTCTGACTCGTAGCCCCTTGTGGGTGAATGATATCAATATTTTCAAAGACCCCAACGTTATAGTCGGTATGAGTTTACCATATTTGGATGATGAACTTAGTCGGCAAATTGAACCTCAAGCCCCTTTACCTTCAGAACGCTATAAAGCCTTAATCAAAGGTCATAAAGCTGGGTGTAGGTTGTATGTTGCAATTGCTCCTACCCCTCCTAATATGAATTTAGATGATTTCAAAAGACATTTGTATAAAATTATGCAATTCGATCCAGAAGTAATCTTTTGGGAACCTATAAATGCTCGCGGAACTAATGGCAAGCGGATGATAGCAGCAGGCTTGGAATTTGCCAGTTCTATTATGACAAAAAGCTCATGGGGAGAATGCTTCAAAAGACAATGGGATGATATTGAAGCAGCAGCAAGAGAAGTGGGATGTGAGGATCGCCTTCATATTTGGCCTGATCCTGAACTAAGAGGGTATGTTGATGAAGCTAAGATAGCGTATTGGTTATATAAACCAACAGTAGAAAAGTGGAACAGCATGACGGTATCAGAATCCAAAGTCAAACCTCTTCAGCCTGTTCGTAATAAATCTCAAACAGCTATTACTAATAGTTAA
- the pheT gene encoding phenylalanine--tRNA ligase subunit beta → MRISLNWLRELVEIKLSPEELAETLTMAGFEVEDIEDRRTWANGVVVGKVLERQPHPNADKLSVCQVDIGAGETLNIVCGAANVKADIYVPVATTGTYLPNIDLKIKPAKLRGVPSQGMICSLKELGLPTDVDGIHIFTQENLPLGSDVRPLLGLDDVILDLTATANRADALSMVGVAREVAALTGGKLSIPEPGEVSISKNTGNLTLKIADTQACPAYIGTVIEQVKIAPSPEWLQQRLRAAGVRPISNVVDITNYVLLEWGQPLHAFDRDRLKSVASSENLSIGVRFANNGESLKTLDGQTRTLSTQNLLITANDKPVALAGVMGGEETEVHEGTQSLVLEAALFDSVAIRRSSRSVGLRSEASGRYERGVNRAELEIANRRALSLISELASGIIVQQEIADTRPDPSTWSRSIALRLDRVNQILGPIDLGEDTGELQGQDVERILTALGCQLTPSREDSNHQPTWSVSVPPYRYRDLEREIDLIEEIARLYGYNRFCDTLPEKSEGGYLPLDEELIRKLRAFLRAEGLTELIHYSLVKPGEDRQIVLSNPLFAEYSALRNDLLSGLIDAFQYNLEQGNGSLNGFEIGQIFWREEDGLQETEALAGIIGGDRSIGKWSKSGREEPITWFEAKGTLESIFRQLALQVEFQPDCRDHRLHPGRTASLWIRGNRLGIFGQLHPQLRREKGLPDSVYVFQLDLDVLLDSLGEDEVLVPTFQPYSTYPASDRDIAFFAPVKISVSEIQKVITKAGKDLLESVELFDEYRGENVPEGQRSLAFRLVYRASDRTLTEAEVEPVHNKVREALVEKFGVNLRS, encoded by the coding sequence ATGCGTATTTCTCTAAATTGGCTGCGCGAACTAGTAGAGATAAAACTTAGTCCAGAAGAATTAGCCGAAACCCTGACAATGGCGGGGTTTGAGGTTGAAGATATTGAAGATCGCCGCACTTGGGCAAATGGCGTGGTTGTAGGGAAAGTGCTTGAGCGTCAACCCCACCCGAACGCCGATAAATTAAGTGTTTGCCAAGTCGATATCGGTGCAGGTGAAACTTTAAATATTGTCTGTGGCGCTGCCAATGTGAAGGCAGATATCTATGTACCTGTGGCAACTACGGGTACTTACTTACCCAACATCGATTTAAAAATTAAACCTGCAAAACTCCGTGGTGTCCCTTCTCAGGGCATGATTTGTTCTTTAAAGGAACTCGGTTTGCCCACCGATGTAGACGGAATTCATATTTTTACCCAGGAAAATTTACCATTAGGTAGTGATGTGCGTCCTTTGTTGGGTCTAGATGATGTAATTTTAGACCTGACTGCAACTGCCAATCGCGCTGATGCTCTCAGTATGGTAGGCGTAGCCAGAGAAGTAGCAGCTTTAACTGGTGGAAAGTTGAGCATCCCTGAACCTGGTGAAGTTTCTATTAGCAAAAATACTGGAAATTTAACTTTAAAAATTGCTGATACACAAGCTTGTCCTGCATACATCGGTACGGTAATCGAACAGGTAAAAATTGCTCCATCTCCCGAATGGTTGCAACAGCGTTTGCGGGCGGCTGGGGTACGTCCTATAAGTAATGTGGTGGATATTACTAACTACGTTTTGTTGGAATGGGGACAACCATTGCACGCTTTTGACCGCGATCGCTTAAAATCTGTTGCAAGTAGCGAAAATTTAAGCATCGGCGTTCGTTTCGCTAATAATGGCGAATCCCTCAAAACTCTGGATGGACAAACTCGCACCCTCTCAACCCAAAATTTGTTAATCACCGCTAACGACAAGCCCGTTGCATTGGCGGGAGTCATGGGTGGAGAAGAAACAGAAGTCCATGAAGGCACTCAAAGCCTAGTTTTAGAAGCAGCTTTATTTGATTCCGTGGCAATTCGCCGTTCTTCGCGCAGTGTTGGCTTAAGAAGCGAGGCTTCTGGCAGATATGAACGGGGAGTTAACCGTGCTGAGTTAGAAATAGCTAATCGCCGCGCCTTATCCTTAATTAGCGAATTAGCGAGTGGAATTATAGTCCAGCAGGAAATTGCCGACACTCGCCCCGATCCCTCTACCTGGAGTCGTTCGATCGCACTGCGTTTAGACCGAGTTAATCAGATACTAGGGCCAATCGATTTGGGAGAGGATACAGGTGAACTCCAAGGACAAGATGTTGAGCGCATCCTGACTGCGCTAGGATGTCAGTTGACTCCTTCACGTGAAGATAGCAACCATCAACCTACATGGTCAGTTTCCGTCCCACCCTATCGTTACCGCGACTTAGAGCGAGAAATTGATTTAATTGAAGAAATCGCCCGTCTCTATGGTTACAACAGATTCTGCGATACTTTACCAGAAAAATCGGAAGGTGGTTATCTGCCTTTAGATGAGGAACTGATTCGCAAGTTACGGGCTTTCCTCCGGGCTGAAGGATTGACAGAATTAATCCACTATTCTTTAGTTAAACCAGGAGAAGACAGACAGATAGTACTGTCAAATCCTTTATTTGCCGAATATTCAGCGCTACGAAACGATTTGCTATCTGGGTTGATTGATGCCTTTCAATACAATTTAGAGCAGGGTAATGGTTCCCTGAATGGCTTTGAAATCGGGCAAATTTTCTGGCGAGAAGAAGACGGTTTGCAAGAAACAGAAGCCTTAGCTGGGATTATAGGAGGCGATCGCAGCATTGGCAAATGGTCAAAAAGTGGACGTGAAGAACCCATCACCTGGTTTGAAGCTAAAGGCACTTTAGAAAGCATATTTCGACAACTTGCGTTGCAGGTAGAATTCCAACCCGATTGCCGAGATCATCGCTTACATCCAGGACGCACCGCTTCTTTATGGATTCGGGGTAACAGACTGGGTATTTTTGGCCAACTCCATCCCCAACTGCGACGAGAAAAAGGTTTACCAGATTCCGTTTATGTTTTCCAGTTGGATCTAGATGTGCTTTTAGATTCTCTGGGAGAAGATGAAGTTCTGGTGCCAACATTCCAGCCATATTCTACTTATCCAGCTAGCGATCGCGACATCGCCTTTTTCGCACCTGTGAAAATCTCAGTTTCCGAAATTCAAAAAGTAATTACCAAAGCGGGTAAAGATTTGCTCGAATCAGTGGAATTATTTGATGAATATCGCGGCGAAAATGTCCCCGAAGGGCAGAGGAGTTTAGCATTCCGTCTAGTTTATCGAGCTAGCGATCGTACTTTGACTGAGGCTGAAGTCGAACCAGTACACAATAAAGTTCGCGAAGCCTTGGTGGAAAAATTCGGTGTCAACCTCAGAAGTTAG
- a CDS encoding VWA domain-containing protein: MHDTLRLDEVVEFAENPEPRCPCVLLLDTSGSMQGDPIEALNQGLLSLKDELVKNSLAARRVEVAIVTFDSNVNVVQDFVTADQFNPPILTAQGLTTMGAGIHKALDIIQERKSQYRTNGIAYYRPWVFMITDGEPQGELENVVEQASVRLQGDEANKRVAFFTVGVENANMTRLNQITVRTPLKLKGLNFIEMFVWLSTSMSAVSHSQVDEQVALPPIGWGTV; encoded by the coding sequence ATGCATGATACATTAAGACTTGATGAAGTAGTAGAATTTGCTGAGAACCCAGAACCACGTTGTCCTTGTGTACTTTTACTAGATACATCTGGCTCAATGCAAGGAGATCCGATTGAGGCTTTAAATCAAGGTTTGCTCAGTTTAAAGGATGAATTAGTCAAAAATTCCTTAGCCGCAAGACGTGTAGAAGTGGCGATCGTTACTTTTGATAGTAATGTCAATGTAGTACAAGACTTTGTGACTGCCGATCAATTTAATCCGCCCATTTTAACGGCACAGGGCTTGACTACAATGGGTGCAGGCATTCATAAAGCTTTGGATATAATTCAAGAGCGGAAATCTCAGTATCGTACCAATGGGATTGCTTACTATCGTCCTTGGGTATTCATGATTACCGATGGAGAACCCCAAGGTGAGTTAGAGAATGTAGTGGAGCAAGCATCTGTGCGCTTACAGGGAGATGAAGCGAACAAGCGTGTAGCATTCTTTACAGTTGGTGTAGAAAATGCGAATATGACACGTTTAAATCAAATAACTGTACGTACACCTTTGAAACTCAAAGGACTAAACTTCATCGAGATGTTTGTCTGGCTATCAACTAGTATGTCAGCTGTTTCTCATTCGCAGGTAGACGAACAGGTAGCACTACCGCCGATTGGTTG
- a CDS encoding response regulator: MNNSGAFTKLRPLSLLRQLSNCFDSTCLQALSNSVRWSIYLEQGKITYATHSVEPFDRLERHLRRLSHQIPLLTSEVRVQVRLMFEPDSHNQLLEYDSNSRSHPPEYQAISWLVSQQHLHSTQAVVLIQELVKEVIESFLLIKEGTYELTEPLERMPRICRLDVEKILERCQGRLQNWQAFVPQISSPYQRPYLLINSKIEEKDLPKLQPDLINWMKGFSLCHLATILNQDEIQLARNLYPYILNGAIILHEPDPPFDKLPKLFEEQSLFSKLIPEIENTTKELNSSINSYPDIAEENISPVPRLPQISLPPQEKFQEPTLSNNINPASQKVTAATVTAQKVHKIVSVDDSPTILKEISRFLENENFSVVTINDPVKAVLSIIRHKPDLILLDLNMLGIDGYELCRIIRNNSIFQKTPIIFVTGNKGIVDKVKAKLVGASGYLTKPFTRAELLKIVFMHLT, encoded by the coding sequence ATGAATAACTCAGGTGCATTCACCAAACTACGTCCTCTAAGTTTGTTAAGACAGTTATCCAATTGCTTTGATAGTACTTGTTTACAAGCATTAAGTAACTCAGTTCGTTGGTCAATTTACTTAGAACAGGGCAAAATAACTTACGCGACTCATTCAGTAGAACCTTTTGATCGACTAGAACGCCATTTGCGCCGCCTCAGCCACCAAATTCCCTTGCTTACTAGCGAGGTGCGGGTTCAAGTCCGTCTGATGTTTGAACCTGACTCACACAATCAGTTACTCGAATATGACAGCAATTCCAGAAGCCACCCTCCTGAATATCAGGCGATATCCTGGCTTGTTAGTCAACAACATCTACATTCTACACAAGCAGTAGTGCTGATTCAAGAATTAGTTAAAGAGGTGATTGAATCATTTTTGCTCATTAAAGAAGGTACTTATGAATTAACAGAACCGCTTGAGAGAATGCCAAGAATTTGTAGGCTAGATGTAGAAAAAATTCTAGAACGTTGTCAAGGAAGATTACAGAATTGGCAAGCTTTTGTTCCGCAAATCTCTTCTCCATATCAACGTCCATATCTGTTGATTAACAGCAAAATCGAGGAAAAAGATTTACCAAAACTTCAGCCAGATTTGATTAATTGGATGAAGGGTTTCAGCTTGTGTCATCTGGCAACAATTTTGAATCAAGATGAAATTCAATTAGCCCGCAATTTATACCCTTACATACTTAATGGTGCGATTATCTTGCATGAACCCGATCCACCATTTGATAAGTTACCAAAGCTATTTGAAGAGCAATCGCTTTTCTCAAAATTAATTCCAGAGATAGAGAACACCACAAAAGAGCTAAATAGCAGCATCAACTCTTACCCTGATATTGCTGAAGAGAATATATCTCCTGTTCCACGATTACCACAGATTTCTCTTCCTCCCCAAGAAAAATTTCAGGAACCAACACTATCAAATAACATAAATCCTGCTTCCCAAAAAGTAACAGCTGCTACTGTAACGGCACAAAAAGTCCACAAAATCGTTTCTGTAGATGATAGCCCCACAATTCTCAAAGAAATTAGCCGTTTCTTAGAAAATGAAAATTTTTCTGTAGTGACTATTAACGATCCAGTAAAAGCCGTTTTATCAATTATAAGGCACAAACCAGACTTAATTTTGTTGGATTTAAATATGCTAGGAATAGATGGTTATGAGTTGTGCCGGATTATACGAAATAATTCGATATTTCAAAAAACTCCCATTATTTTTGTGACTGGGAATAAAGGAATTGTAGATAAAGTAAAAGCCAAATTGGTTGGAGCATCTGGATATCTAACTAAACCATTTACTCGCGCAGAATTACTTAAAATAGTCTTCATGCATTTGACTTAA
- a CDS encoding CopG family transcriptional regulator translates to MLKVTITLEEDILQFVDQYAQGNRSAYINTLLAEHRRQILAAEMIAALKQDAEDPEYQAEIATWDSVVGDGINARE, encoded by the coding sequence ATGCTCAAAGTTACAATTACCTTAGAAGAAGACATTCTGCAATTTGTAGATCAGTATGCACAGGGAAATCGTAGTGCATACATCAATACACTGCTAGCAGAACACCGCCGTCAAATTTTGGCAGCAGAAATGATTGCAGCTCTCAAGCAGGATGCTGAAGATCCAGAATATCAAGCTGAAATTGCTACTTGGGATAGTGTTGTTGGGGATGGCATAAATGCCAGGGAGTAA